From Roseateles sp. SL47:
AAGCGGCCACGGCCGCCGCAGCCCTGAAGCAGCACATGCAAGAACAGGGCTTCCGGTCGATTTTTATCAATGACAACTTTGGCCAATGGCGGTCTGATTTCAAGACACTGGCGGCCGAGTGTCAGCAACTCGGTGGGACGGCGGCTGGGTTGGTCCGCCGGCTGAAACCGCATCCGGATGACCTGATGGTGCTCAAGCCGCGCCACTCCGGCTTTTATGCCACGCCGCTGGACCTCCTGCTGGAAGAGCTCGCCACACGGGAAGTGGTTGTCACCGGGCTGGCCACCGACTTCTGTGTGATGTGTACCGCCATGGATGCGTATGTCCGCGGCTACAAAGTGTGGGTGCCGGAGGACTGCACCGCTGCGGAGTCTCCGCGCCACAAGCATGAAGCCCTGGCCTGGATGAAGGCGACGCTCAAGGCCCGGATCTCACCTGCCGCAGGGACGGTCCGGCGATCCGCATCAGGGCGGGGGGCATGACGGCGGGGATCACGTCACTGCCGCTGTCCGAGCGGTCGCTGGGACCCAGGGCGTTGGTGCCACCGCCCCTGGCCCCTGGCCTGGGAGGGTTCGGGGGTGCCGCCAGGAATGCTGCTGCGTGCCGTGGGAGGACTGCAGAAAGTGGGCTTTCCCTTTCCCAGGCAAGGCTCGCGCCTGCGCGCTGAGCCGATGCGCCCGGCCGCGTGATGCCGTGCCCGACCGTGCCCGGCCGTGCTCG
This genomic window contains:
- a CDS encoding cysteine hydrolase family protein; this translates as MALHRHDRGPHTQPASRTRLPTSRRVLLLVDFINPLTFAGGEDLAPAALEAATAAAALKQHMQEQGFRSIFINDNFGQWRSDFKTLAAECQQLGGTAAGLVRRLKPHPDDLMVLKPRHSGFYATPLDLLLEELATREVVVTGLATDFCVMCTAMDAYVRGYKVWVPEDCTAAESPRHKHEALAWMKATLKARISPAAGTVRRSASGRGA